Proteins co-encoded in one Thermocrinis sp. genomic window:
- a CDS encoding DUF4212 domain-containing protein → MLSKEQLQSYWRENRNLMYLVLVIWALVSYGAALIAGWLNKIVIFGFPLGYYMGSQGSLIVFILLLVFYAKSMNEIDKKYGVEEE, encoded by the coding sequence ATGCTATCAAAGGAGCAACTGCAAAGCTATTGGCGGGAAAACCGCAACCTTATGTATCTAGTCCTTGTTATTTGGGCTTTGGTCTCCTATGGAGCAGCTCTCATAGCTGGTTGGCTTAACAAGATAGTTATTTTTGGCTTTCCATTAGGTTATTACATGGGCTCCCAGGGTTCGCTAATAGTTTTCATTCTACTTTTAGTTTTTTATGCAAAAAGTATGAATGAAATTGACAAAAAGTATGGTGTAGAGGAGGAGTGA
- a CDS encoding YggT family protein, protein MTLEQFLNYTLAFFMWLVLGRAALEFFTKDLNNFFYRFFYQFTEPLYKPYRVVFPCCHTVLLLITLLLLRFLVVKIL, encoded by the coding sequence ATGACCTTAGAGCAGTTTTTGAACTACACCCTTGCCTTCTTTATGTGGCTCGTCCTTGGGCGGGCCGCCCTTGAATTTTTTACAAAAGATCTTAACAACTTCTTTTATAGGTTTTTCTACCAATTCACGGAGCCCCTATACAAACCATACAGAGTAGTCTTTCCCTGCTGTCATACAGTTCTGTTGCTCATAACCCTGCTTTTGCTTAGATTTTTGGTAGTTAAAATTCTTTAA
- a CDS encoding VC_2705 family sodium/solute symporter → MTQEAFVSRLKKVYSIYTGGLILLLILLGIGEKLFGLSPVFIGYVFLFGTIAVYAAIGIISRTGKVAEYYVAGRRVPAVFNGMATAADWMSAASFIGMAGALALQGYNGLAFIMGWTGGYVLLGVLIAPYLRKFGAYTIPDFLDARYGGKFPRFVGIIATLIVSFTYLVAQITGVGIIASRLLGIPFEVGVFLGLVGILVCSFLGGMRAVTWTQVAQYIVLIIAYLIPVTVLSFKYTGNPVSQISYGFALQGIERKFAQLKDDPKEQEVREIHKKRAEELKAKIAALPQSWEEGKKELEAKLASLPPDDPSRAELEQKLKEYPKSPKEAKEKWTQAMKDAEAASKPPKSYVAPPSDAKGMANFLALTLMLMLGTAGLPHVIMRFYTTPTVREARTSAGWALFFILLLYITAPAYAAFGRYEMLNLVGKAFSEMPSWVERWAKVGLITIKDLNGDGIIQFAEIKIHPDMIVLATPEIAGLPYVIAGFVAAGGLAAALSTADGLLITISNAISHDLYYKIINPNLSPSTRVKIGKALLLIVALLGAYVASFRLAIIVELVAWAFSLAASSLFPALVLGIWDKRTNKYGAIAGIIVGLSVTIAYLIASRFYGFEIFGIKPIAAGIFGMPLNFIVTFIVSRLTPPPPKEIQEFVDNIRYPKGAVKAGAEE, encoded by the coding sequence ATGACGCAGGAGGCTTTTGTAAGCAGATTAAAAAAGGTCTATTCTATTTACACCGGTGGCCTCATACTTCTTCTTATCCTATTAGGCATAGGAGAAAAACTCTTCGGATTGTCTCCAGTCTTTATAGGTTATGTTTTTCTCTTTGGAACCATTGCGGTTTATGCAGCTATAGGAATTATTTCAAGGACGGGAAAGGTTGCTGAGTATTATGTGGCAGGAAGAAGAGTTCCGGCAGTCTTCAACGGAATGGCTACTGCGGCGGACTGGATGTCTGCGGCGTCTTTTATCGGAATGGCTGGCGCTTTGGCTTTGCAAGGCTACAATGGGCTTGCCTTTATAATGGGATGGACGGGCGGATATGTTCTGTTGGGTGTTCTCATAGCACCCTATCTTAGAAAGTTCGGAGCATATACAATTCCTGACTTTTTGGATGCAAGGTATGGAGGAAAATTCCCCCGTTTTGTAGGTATAATAGCCACCCTTATTGTTTCTTTCACTTACTTGGTTGCCCAGATAACCGGTGTGGGTATCATAGCCAGCAGACTTTTGGGTATTCCTTTTGAAGTAGGTGTTTTCTTAGGTTTGGTTGGCATACTTGTTTGCTCCTTCTTGGGAGGAATGAGGGCGGTAACTTGGACCCAGGTAGCACAGTATATAGTGCTGATAATCGCTTACCTAATCCCAGTTACGGTTCTCTCTTTCAAATACACAGGAAATCCCGTATCCCAAATATCTTACGGCTTTGCCCTACAGGGAATTGAGCGAAAATTCGCTCAGCTGAAGGATGATCCAAAGGAGCAAGAAGTTAGAGAAATCCACAAGAAAAGGGCAGAGGAGCTAAAAGCCAAGATTGCCGCACTACCCCAAAGCTGGGAAGAAGGAAAGAAAGAGCTTGAAGCAAAGCTTGCATCCCTGCCACCAGATGATCCAAGCAGGGCTGAGCTTGAGCAAAAGCTAAAAGAGTATCCAAAGTCTCCCAAAGAAGCTAAGGAAAAATGGACACAGGCTATGAAGGATGCAGAAGCTGCCTCTAAGCCTCCTAAATCTTACGTTGCTCCACCTTCTGACGCAAAGGGCATGGCAAACTTCTTAGCCCTAACCCTAATGCTAATGTTGGGAACAGCGGGATTACCTCACGTCATAATGAGGTTTTACACCACACCCACCGTCAGAGAGGCAAGGACCTCTGCAGGATGGGCACTCTTCTTCATACTGCTCCTTTACATAACCGCACCCGCTTACGCAGCCTTTGGAAGGTATGAGATGTTAAACCTGGTAGGAAAAGCTTTTTCTGAGATGCCCTCGTGGGTAGAAAGGTGGGCAAAGGTGGGCCTCATCACCATAAAGGACCTAAACGGTGATGGTATTATCCAATTTGCGGAGATAAAGATACATCCCGACATGATAGTCCTTGCCACACCTGAAATTGCAGGTCTTCCCTATGTCATAGCTGGTTTTGTTGCAGCTGGTGGTCTTGCGGCAGCGCTTTCTACAGCGGACGGTCTTTTAATTACCATATCCAACGCCATATCCCACGACCTGTATTACAAGATCATTAACCCAAATCTTTCTCCTTCCACAAGGGTTAAGATAGGAAAGGCCCTACTCTTGATTGTTGCTTTACTGGGTGCTTATGTAGCTTCCTTCAGATTAGCTATAATAGTTGAACTCGTTGCTTGGGCTTTCTCTCTGGCTGCATCTTCCCTGTTCCCAGCGCTGGTGCTTGGAATATGGGACAAAAGAACTAACAAATACGGTGCCATAGCCGGTATAATCGTGGGCCTAAGCGTCACCATAGCCTACCTAATAGCCAGCAGGTTCTACGGGTTTGAGATCTTTGGTATAAAGCCCATCGCCGCTGGTATTTTTGGCATGCCCCTCAACTTCATCGTCACGTTTATAGTCTCTCGTCTAACACCTCCACCACCTAAGGAAATACAAGAGTTTGTGGATAACATCAGGTATCCAAAGGGAGCGGTCAAGGCTGGTGCGGAAGAATGA